Within the Oreochromis niloticus isolate F11D_XX linkage group LG14, O_niloticus_UMD_NMBU, whole genome shotgun sequence genome, the region AAGACAGGAGAGGAATCCATTTGagtctttacttttttttcagaTCTACTTAAATTATATTTGTCGTGCCCAGAGGACTGTAAAGCAGAGAGGATGACTATTACCACAGGTGACTCACCTAAAGCGGGAATGTCCAGAGGGCCACTTCAGCTCATGCTTCTTACGAAGGTGAAGTGTAAGAGTGTAACACCAAGAGAACACCTTATCACAGATATGGCATTTATATTTAGCCATCCCCCCAACCTGTTGGTCATTAACAAAAAACCATTAGTATATCTACAGTGATGATCTGACCAGGTAATATGTTGGACAACACTGCGTTACAAACCTCATGGACTCTCTTGAAATGCTGGCTCATTGTTTGGAACGTATGACAAGTATAATCACAACCCTCCACTGTACAGCTGTACATGGTGCCCTCATTGTGAACCTCTGTGTGCTTCTGCAGATCGCGCTGGTTCTTAAATCTGTGGGGAAATAAAGAtggaaacagttaaaaaaaaactggcaACTGTAGGttttacccctcagcctccctgTAGATGCACCTCTGgtataaatgtaaaaatcagaagtgattttcagaaaagttGACCTCACTCAGATTCCAACTTGTGGGAGATTTGGTGTCAATTTGAAATACTTGGTGACATCTTTTTCGAGTTATCGCATTTGCAAGAAAACtttagaaaacttgacctctgaccttgaccaCCAAGTCACTGAGTTTCAAACTCATCTGAGACTTTTTGTAGAATCACTTATggaattaatttaaaaatcctaCGTCGCCTCCTTTTTTGTATTCACAAATTTGGGTGTCCAAGCTGCCTGCCCGGCAGGGTTACgacaataccccatcagcctttcaaggctgaggggtaaaaaacTGATTTCTGTAATAAAGATGTGGCTCTGCAGCATTCTCACTCAGATGTCGCGTGTTTGAGCCTCTTACTTCTTACTTAGAGTTGTTTACATTTTCAATACATAGGAGTTAATAATTGCACTGCTACTTAAAAAGTCTCACATTATGGCCCGTTTCTACCCTCATGTGTTCTATTAATATGTTTTTCAAGTTTCAGCTAAAAAAATACTAATTCACTAAGTCACTAATTCTTCCATGCCTTTATACCCCTGCTTTTAGCTCTCCTCCAAACAGGCCGTGTCGGGGAGCTTTAAATGCAAACGAGCTTCTGTGCGACTGAGCTCCAGCCAGGAACAGTCAGAGCACACAGCTCTACTgagtaaataaaagaaataaaattacaCACTGCAGAGTTTTTCCTGGCTCAAAATGGGCTCTTCTGGGGGATGAATATGCACATAAGCATGACTGGTCAGCATAAAGTTAAGGCAGTaaagtctgtgttattgaacaGAAGTGCCTCCATTTTCTTGTTCTTTGTGGTTACTTCATGAATAAAAATGTCCATTATGCTTGAGTAAACAACGccccaaatcaaacaaaaactgttacaAACAACATATGTCAATCCTGCTGATTTTCCTTTGGGGGAGGGTCAGCTGGAGGCGATGCTTAGGCTGTTCTGACATCACAGGAGACTGCAAACCAATATATCTCACCCAGAGACATAAATGATtgaaagacaataaaacaaggaagtggtttcttttttcatattttgtggctctttcttaaaaaaaaccctttaaacaCAATATTTTAACGAACCTTTCCTAATAGTTTTGTTATGGTCTTATTAGGAGAATTCCTTAAAGGGTATACAATATTTCTAAGATACAACTAAAGACTGGTTACATTTGAAGCAGATATTAAAGGGAGTATTTTGACTAAAAACATGTAATAAAAAGATCTAAAGAGCAGATATTATCCTgagctcatttccagctcccatttttgttctttgatgctatactagagtagctttgcataaaTCACAGTTAAAAATAATCCCTGTTTATTATATACCAGGCCCACGGTGCACCCACTTTGTTCTTCCTCAGTCTGAAAGACCTCTTTTAGCGAGTCCTGTATTCACAGACAGAGCTGTGTACCTGAGAGCACCATGTTAAGGATACTGACAAGCTAAGAGCAGTAAACTGTTAGAAATCAAGCATttaaagtcacctcaaggctgAGCTTTTGCCTCACAGGGATtacttacacatacacaaactgaAGGAAATAATGAGTCAGCTGGAATGAAAACTTCTTTCTGACTTTGGATGTCAAAAATGCTACATGGTTCCTCACAAATACACGATTTAAGAcgttaatgataaaaacattttatggaAGAGAATTTTACTGAAATAACTGAAACTTGATAACCCAGCTTTCACTGCCATATTAAAGAAAAAGATGGAGTTAAGAGTGTGTTTGCTGTTAACTGAACACTTGATCAGCTGTTTTTGAGAATCTACCTTTTGTCACAGAAGTCGCACGGGAACGGACGCTCATCACAATGGCGGAACCTGATGTGGATCTTCAGAGCAGCCAAAGTGGTGCAGGTCATGTCACAAAAGGGGCACTTCACCTGATTCACTgagagtaaaaagaaaaaacacctgaCCAACCAAATGACATGGCTCAGTATAAAATAAGAGCTCAATGAACCACACAGTAGGGAGCTTgacaacagaaacagaagaaaatctGTAGCAATGTGAGATAAACTGCTCGTAAACCACTCTCTccatttctaatatttcaagATAAACAGCCATAAAAACAATTTAATCCCAAAAGAAATTTTAGAAATAAAACGCACCATGCTGACGAACATGATCCCTCAAAAGCCTCTCGCTGGAAAAAGCTTTCCCACAGTGGTCACAAACCAGCGTCTCTGTTAGGATAAGTACACATACAAACATCAGCAATAAGGCGGCGCAATTAAAACATCAACATCATAGAAATTTAATGCGAGCTTAAGCGTCCGTCTTACCTACTGGCTCAGCTTGCCTGTGCAGGTGATCAAACAGCTTTGTGTTGCTGGAGAACATGCTGCCACACGTAGGACAGGCGACAAGTCGCTCCTGAGTATGGCTCCGCATATGTTCCCTCAAACGGTATTTGATCTTGAAAAAGGCGTCGCAGCCTGTGAACGAAACAGGAAACGTCACACGGTGTCCAAGAGGATAGCGTCTCATGAACGTTTAAAAAACTCCCGGTCGTACCCGCCCACTGGCAGAAGAGCGCCTGCTGTTGTTGAGGCAGAGACTGTGGTTCAGCACTTTCTACGTGGTTGTCCACATGTCGATAGAACCACTCAGGATTATTAAATGTACACtttaaaaaggaataaaaggacaaaaatataAATCCCATGATAATATATCAGTCGTTTAGTGAAGACTGGATAACTTAAACAAAAAATACCTACATCACATTGCTCCCACTGGCAAACATATCCGTCTGATCCTTCAGGGACCAGATTGTTGCTGTGCATGCCTTGGTTGCAGCTGGGAAGATCTGGACGGGACTTGAGCAGCTGTGACCCAATGAACTTGAGCTTCCCATGATAGTTGTGGAAATAAGCATGGACCTCCAGCTCTGCAGGACTACCCATGGATAGAAATTCACATCCATTCCAGAGACAAGCATATTCATCTAacgaaaaagaaagaaagaaagaaagggaatcAGTAATTATTGCAATGTTATTACAGAATGATCCACAAATTAATTTCGTAAAACTTTAAAGGACCCAGATGTCCAGTAACATGAAAACGAGATTAACTGGTGATCAGCATGAGGTTGAGAAGTATCCCACTGTGTAGTCTGGTGTTGAGTAGAGACAAATGTTGGACAACTAGCAGTTGCtgtcacaaaacaaaactaaagctATTTACCGGCAAAATCTGACTGTAGATACAGAAGCAGTTTTCAGCTCACCTGTGACTCATAAATACACCGTGAAGCAGGGGGCTTTATAGCGCACTCTGCAGCACTGCCATTCGTAGCATTTGTAGTATGAGCAGGTTATGACTAGATGATGCAGAGATGACTGGTAGGGCTCAGTGATCAAAATGAGCATTTACCAGTAAAATAGTACAAACGTcacaaaaaattcaaataatCACAATTAGTTTAATCTATATTGAGATGATGGTTATTTAACAGGAGTTTGCAAAATAGTTTAATAATACTTACTAAACGTTATGAAAAGAATAAACTTATTAACCTGCCCCTttcctgatttttattttttgcatatttgtttcAGAACATGaaactaattttaatattagctAGAGATAATCTAATATCCAGAAAGGTAGAATTACTGAATCACCAAAATTACTCTAAGAGCGCATCAGCGACTCATccaagaggtcacaaaagaacccagaacaaaaACATGCGCCACAGCCTGGCCGATGGAGGTACAAAAGTATAAAACAGAGGATGAGCTGAaaggcaaaacaagagaaataatacaaaacagaaagcagCACAATGATATTTTTTATCTCTGTAATCTTGTTCATATAAATCACTGGAAGccaaaattttaaatgacaaTAACATCCAATCACTTGCACTGATCTACACACAACAACAATGAGAGTTCAGTAACAGAAACACCTCTTTGTAAAATCCAACAGGCATATTTAAACTGGACAACACTTGGACCAAACACTGACCATTAAACCCCATGctaataaacaacaacaaaagctgaCCCCTCGCCCACCCCTGCAAAATCGCTTACCCAGCTCCTCCAGGGCATCGTTGTCCCCCAGGTAGTCCTTCAAATGCAGACACATGTGGTCGCTGAGCTCCTCCATGGAGCGGCCCGTGAAACTGCACGAACCCCACTCACAGACCACCTCGAAGTTCCCGAGTCTCTTTGTTGTCATCATGACGGAGAGTCCTGTGAGCTCAGCCCGTCACACCCTAACCAGCCACACAGAAAGTAGGCACATATGTTTAACCCAGGGAGAAAAGTAAACGTTGAACTACGACATCTAAATTAAAAACGCCGTTTTGCTAGTTAGCATGTGCTAACGAGGACTTatggaaacaaacatgtttgtAAATGTTTGAAGAGTCATTAGCTGAAATTAGCGCCAAAGTCCTTACTATCTGACTGAATGAATAACTAAAACCACAccaaaacatatattttttaaaactacatAACAGTTAATGAGGCCGTTCCCAGCTAACAACAGTTTACTTCATCCTTAAGAAGTTGTGTTTGTGTAGATGTTTATCTGGCTAACAGCTTAGCTCCCGCGAAACCTGTCACAGGTCTGTGCTCTTTATCCGACTTTTCCTGAATGAATAgagtttgtacattttaaccCGGAATTGTATAAATTCATATTGTTGTTTCTAACTCTAGTGATACACAAGATTTTCATAAATGTTTCTTACAGCAATTAATATCACTTGGTGCCGCAGATCTGAGCTCCTCCTTGTTCTTCCCTCCTCTTAGCTTGTTTGGCTTTGTTTATTTCCTGTCGCCTCTTCTTCGTTCATTATTAAAACTGTGCCGGGAAAGCTGAGCATATCGCCACCTACTGCACTGGAAACCAGAGCAAACTAAAGCCTGAAGTAAatagcattttgtttttatacacttcttcttctttttatccccctcttctgcttcttctttttcttcttcttcttcttccagctTCTCTCTTTAGACGGTCCCACAATGGATTATCTACATCTATCCTTCtatcacaaatcacccctgaagctcatctccacccactccaccctgtctgcactctcttcttctctggATGGCTGattccaggtatttaaacttaTCCAGCTCGAATtttatggcgttatttttgtgccacgcCATAGAATTTCAAtttgaaataaatacataaactcAAAGAAaggtgaaagaaaagaaaaactgattcTTAATTTCTTAAAACAAATCCTCACATTTATGAGAAAGATGTATTTTGTAGTGGAGGAGCAAGTCAACCGTTCCCTTTGTATCCtaaaattaactttaaaaagGTCCAATTCAAGACCTCCTTAAATGCTGTGATGATATCATGATTTTGGGCTACAATTAATATTTCTTCATTGTATCagactaaaaatataaatataatttaatttggTTATTTACTGCAGGGATAATACgcacactacacacacacaaatatacaattttttattttaatttgttcttatcttgtatttacattttaataaccataaaacataaaataacaagATCCTCTGAATGAATATGGAGTAGTATGGTTTAGTTATGGAGTTTCATTTAAgtaaaaatactaataaaatacttCAGTACCTGCCCTGAGTTCACTTAAAGTACTACttagaaaaacatcaaaaaagaGGACATAAAATAGTCACAAACATAAAATCTTTTAAATTCagccagtttagtttagtttagatGTTGTAATcaactttttagaaaaaaatatatatacatttctATATTAATTGATCAGCTCAGTCATGATTTTATAGTAAAAGAAACTCAACCCTGTGTTTAAGTGTAGCACTTAAGTACCGGACACATTCCACCACTTGTAACCTCAGAAAGCCTTCTGTCTGCTTTGTTCCTTTTTTGGCAGTGCAGTTAAACCACAGCTCTTATGcctgtttttatctttaaacgCCAGACCAAACTCCTCCCAGGAAGTGACAAGAACTCCTTCTCCCCCTCTGTCAGCATTTCCTCATGACACAGAGTGTGAACAAAGAAACAGACCTGTACAATAAAGACTGCTGTGACCGTGCTATTTCATGTACAGTGGACGGATTAAATGATAGCAGTAATTTTCACAGTTAAATAGTCCTCTCTTGTATGAATTCAGAAATGTTTCCTGTCAGTCTGAAAATCATCCATGCATGcagctttattctttattttattcactttatttatttggaaTGATTTCGATCTTTGAGCAAAATACCTGCATTTTTTTCTAGTGTGGTTGATAATTATGACCCAGGCTTAATTATTCCCCTTCTGTCGTgctgtactgtactgtattcTAACACTGGGAAGGTTTCACATGTTGTTAATAGACAGAAAAGAGATGATTTACACCTG harbors:
- the zgc:112083 gene encoding histone H4 transcription factor — translated: MMTTKRLGNFEVVCEWGSCSFTGRSMEELSDHMCLHLKDYLGDNDALEELDEYACLWNGCEFLSMGSPAELEVHAYFHNYHGKLKFIGSQLLKSRPDLPSCNQGMHSNNLVPEGSDGYVCQWEQCDCTFNNPEWFYRHVDNHVESAEPQSLPQQQQALFCQWAGCDAFFKIKYRLREHMRSHTQERLVACPTCGSMFSSNTKLFDHLHRQAEPVETLVCDHCGKAFSSERLLRDHVRQHVNQVKCPFCDMTCTTLAALKIHIRFRHCDERPFPCDFCDKRFKNQRDLQKHTEVHNEGTMYSCTVEGCDYTCHTFQTMSQHFKRVHEVGGMAKYKCHICDKVFSWCYTLTLHLRKKHELKWPSGHSRFRYRKDVDGFLKLNMVRFETVEVTKEIMKNMAKKPQSLQKSPSGSSQDESAAVTPESGQSSPTGSSSPSSSSSYSSEFSGGEDMSCQASPRGSDSPVYCVMSTIPHIEDESAGLTQEDCDGFGASGAVQALTEVARGLGMDVV